One Bacteroidota bacterium genomic window, TGCCCGGGGACTTAGTCGAAAGGGTCCGAAATTTCTACGTTTTGGAAATGAAGCGCGATGACATCATTAAGCTTCTCCCTTCTAACATCAAGCAAATGAGATTGGATGCTATTCGCCGCAGAGAACACCGGGCACAAGCAGATAAAGATACATTGACTAGCATCGTGAGGTAATCCCGATATGAATACGTATCCCACGCAAGATTTTTATTTAACCGCGTTTTTGTCAGCCTCTGGCATTCCGATCCACAACCTTTGGCGGGATGCCCGGTTGACGACGTTCGAGTTTGAACGAACAGACAGGCTCCTTGAGCTTGTACGAGAGTATTATGCCGATGAAGCGCTATTTTCACCAATTCGCTATGGCAACTCTCTGAAAAACTTAAAATGTCTTATTCACTCTACACACAATGGAAACCCTAACACAAACAACTTCAGGACAGCAAGATGAACTAAATGCTGAGTTAAATAGCCAGACCATGTCTGGAGCGCTCGACACGATAGAAGTATCGTTCGCAACCAATATCCGCATTACAAAAACCTCCACTCAATCCTTAGGCTGGATTGTTGAACAAATCCGCACGTCTAAATATTTACGAGAAAACATTGCAATTATTCGTTCTGAGCCTTCGATAGAAAAAAGACAAGAGCTGAAGAAAAAGCTGCTGCCTTATTTTTCTACCGCACTCTTTCAGAACGGGATCCGCGGAAACAAGTCCTTTAAGAACACCCGCTTTCCAGTGATGGATATCGACCATATCCAGGATAGGCTCGAGGAAATTGGAACGCGGCTCCGAGAAGATGATCAAGTCTTTATTTCCTTCATCTCCCCGAGCGGTGATGGCTACAAGGTAGTTTTTGCTCTCGATAGAGAAATATCAAATCAAGATGAATTCAGGGCAATCTGCCAACAGCTGCGCCACTCCTTGAAAGAACGATATGGCGTTGAGGCCGACAATATCGATGACCCAGCGAGGGCATGCTTTCTATCATTTGATCCGGATTTATATCTCAATGAACATTGCCGCTGTATTAGTTCGAATAAGTCGGGTGGGGAGTCAGTTGGGCAGCCCAATAAAAAGCATTTCAG contains:
- a CDS encoding BT4734/BF3469 family protein → METLTQTTSGQQDELNAELNSQTMSGALDTIEVSFATNIRITKTSTQSLGWIVEQIRTSKYLRENIAIIRSEPSIEKRQELKKKLLPYFSTALFQNGIRGNKSFKNTRFPVMDIDHIQDRLEEIGTRLREDDQVFISFISPSGDGYKVVFALDREISNQDEFRAICQQLRHSLKERYGVEADNIDDPARACFLSFDPDLYLNEHCRCISSNKSGGESVGQPNKKHFRALLSAKNPGDRTPTLASQIGTFIKRGIVREEAIEMCRLWNQGNLPPLPEEKVADTVNDMYERYDTVSSKLPVQFFERSDSYYKRTGSKDKPNDVMVTSFIMELTCPPKDDPI